A genome region from Lactobacillus sp. ESL0791 includes the following:
- a CDS encoding glycoside hydrolase family 1 protein, whose protein sequence is MQTDFLWGGATASYQCEGAWNVDGKAESMWDHYLHEQNLENGDIASDHYHRFEEDIRMMQEGGQNAYRFSLSWPRIIKDRDGTINPKGIEFYNRLIDCCLDHGITPFVTLYHWDLPQYWQELGGWLNDETCLAYEHYAQVCFQAFGDRVKYWSTFNEPKWFTVNGYLIGNYPPNDHNLQHTIECGFNVMYASSLAVQAFKKLKLSGQIGIVHSYSPVDGVDNTIETQIAMRNADNYANNWVLDTAALGEFPIDLISKLAETCDVSFMKPDKLATIKNNTVDFLGLNYYARTLVKPYSGGETKMVFNNTGKKGSTQMRIKNWFEQVMDPNSEYTEWDTEIYPQGLQEGLLRAYHKYHLPIFITENGVGFRENVQVPEVQDNYRISFMNDHINALMNAQDLGADIRGYFTWAPFDLYSWMNGVEKRYGLVAVDFKTQERRPKASYYWYKDVITSNGKVIKRKKYC, encoded by the coding sequence ATGCAAACTGATTTTTTGTGGGGTGGTGCGACTGCTTCGTACCAATGTGAAGGTGCATGGAACGTAGATGGCAAAGCAGAATCTATGTGGGATCACTATTTGCATGAACAGAATTTGGAAAATGGTGATATTGCCAGTGATCATTACCACCGTTTTGAAGAAGATATTCGAATGATGCAAGAAGGGGGTCAGAATGCATACCGTTTTTCATTATCGTGGCCGCGAATCATTAAAGATCGTGATGGAACTATTAATCCCAAAGGAATTGAGTTTTACAATCGATTAATTGATTGTTGCTTAGATCATGGAATTACGCCATTTGTCACGCTGTATCACTGGGACTTGCCTCAATATTGGCAGGAATTAGGAGGCTGGCTTAATGATGAAACTTGTTTGGCATATGAACATTATGCCCAAGTTTGTTTCCAGGCATTTGGTGATCGAGTTAAATACTGGTCAACGTTTAATGAACCAAAATGGTTCACAGTTAACGGCTATTTAATTGGAAATTATCCTCCAAATGATCATAATTTGCAGCATACGATTGAATGTGGCTTTAACGTTATGTATGCCAGCAGTTTAGCAGTACAGGCTTTTAAAAAGTTAAAACTTTCAGGGCAAATTGGGATTGTTCATAGCTACTCTCCAGTTGATGGAGTTGACAACACGATTGAAACACAAATAGCGATGCGCAATGCTGATAATTATGCTAATAATTGGGTTTTAGATACTGCTGCGTTAGGCGAATTTCCGATAGATTTAATTTCTAAATTAGCCGAAACCTGCGATGTTTCTTTTATGAAACCTGATAAGCTAGCGACAATTAAAAATAATACAGTTGATTTTTTAGGCTTAAATTATTATGCACGCACCTTAGTCAAACCGTACAGCGGTGGCGAGACAAAGATGGTTTTTAACAATACTGGTAAAAAAGGTTCTACGCAGATGCGAATAAAGAATTGGTTTGAGCAGGTCATGGATCCTAATAGTGAGTACACTGAATGGGATACAGAAATTTATCCTCAAGGATTGCAAGAGGGCTTGCTGCGTGCTTACCATAAATACCATTTGCCAATTTTTATTACTGAAAATGGTGTTGGCTTCCGTGAAAATGTTCAGGTTCCAGAAGTACAAGATAACTACCGCATTTCTTTTATGAATGATCATATTAACGCTTTGATGAATGCGCAAGATCTTGGTGCAGATATTCGTGGCTACTTTACGTGGGCTCCGTTTGATCTTTATTCGTGGATGAATGGTGTGGAGAAACGTTACGGGTTAGTGGCTGTTGATTTCAAAACTCAGGAAAGACGTCCCAAAGCTTCATACTATTGG
- a CDS encoding C69 family dipeptidase, which produces MKQTECTTILVGKNASLDGSTMIARSEDGGREIIPEGFKAVNANEQPKHYESVISHQKIDDADLLANPLRYTSAPDVSGKSGIWAAAGINEDNVAMTATETITTNCRIQGIDPLTKKGGLGEEDLVTLTLPYLHNALDGVKRVSYLLEKYGTYEMNGMAFADKNEIWYLESIGGHHWIARRIPDDAYVIAPNRLNIDEFHFGKDGFMASADLEDLIKEYHLNPDREGYNMRHIFGSSTIKDAHYNNPRAWFVHNYFDPEFGGQPGDQEQPFICHANRKISIEDIAWIESSHYQDTPYDVYGNEGTTAEKKALRPIALNRNFETHILQVRNDVPEAIAGVQWLAFGPNTFNCMVPFYTNVTTTPASYQTSPKFDLNKIFWLNKLTAQLGDTNFKVYGELENDFEQKSLAECHQIQHETDKEVKGKSGKELQKALEAANQKMADQVYNNTIELLGNMVDEGHNLMTLKYDLLD; this is translated from the coding sequence ATGAAACAAACAGAATGTACAACAATTTTAGTAGGAAAAAACGCCTCACTTGACGGTTCAACAATGATCGCCAGGAGTGAGGACGGCGGTAGAGAAATTATTCCTGAGGGATTTAAAGCTGTCAACGCCAATGAACAGCCAAAGCATTACGAGAGTGTGATCAGTCACCAAAAAATTGATGATGCCGACCTATTGGCAAATCCGCTGCGCTATACCAGTGCTCCTGACGTTTCGGGTAAATCCGGAATTTGGGCTGCAGCCGGAATTAACGAAGATAATGTGGCGATGACGGCAACGGAAACCATCACAACAAATTGCCGCATTCAGGGAATCGATCCGTTGACCAAGAAAGGCGGCCTCGGTGAAGAAGACCTTGTTACCTTAACACTGCCATACCTGCACAATGCGCTTGATGGCGTTAAGCGTGTCAGCTACCTTCTTGAAAAATACGGCACCTATGAAATGAACGGCATGGCTTTTGCCGATAAAAATGAAATTTGGTATCTTGAATCAATCGGCGGCCACCACTGGATTGCACGCCGCATTCCCGATGATGCCTATGTGATTGCCCCGAACCGCCTTAACATTGATGAATTCCATTTTGGCAAAGACGGCTTTATGGCATCTGCCGATTTAGAAGACTTGATTAAAGAATATCATTTAAATCCTGACCGCGAAGGCTACAACATGCGCCACATTTTTGGCAGTTCAACTATCAAGGATGCCCATTACAACAATCCGCGTGCTTGGTTCGTTCACAATTACTTTGACCCTGAATTCGGCGGTCAGCCTGGCGACCAGGAGCAGCCCTTTATCTGTCACGCTAACCGTAAAATCAGCATTGAGGACATTGCCTGGATTGAAAGCTCACACTACCAAGACACCCCGTACGATGTTTACGGTAATGAAGGAACAACGGCAGAAAAAAAGGCGCTGCGTCCGATTGCCCTTAACCGTAATTTTGAAACGCATATTTTACAAGTTAGAAACGATGTTCCAGAGGCAATTGCCGGTGTACAATGGTTAGCTTTTGGACCAAATACCTTTAATTGCATGGTGCCGTTTTATACCAATGTCACGACGACGCCTGCCAGTTACCAAACCTCACCGAAGTTTGATTTGAATAAAATTTTCTGGCTCAACAAGCTGACCGCCCAATTGGGTGACACCAACTTTAAGGTATATGGCGAATTAGAAAACGATTTTGAGCAAAAATCACTCGCAGAATGCCACCAAATTCAACACGAGACAGACAAAGAGGTTAAAGGTAAATCTGGCAAGGAACTACAAAAGGCACTTGAAGCAGCCAACCAAAAGATGGCCGACCAAGTTTACAATAATACCATTGAACTCTTGGGCAATATGGTTGATGAAGGCCACAATCTTATGACTCTTAAATATGATTTACTTGATTAA